Proteins encoded within one genomic window of Calonectris borealis chromosome 1, bCalBor7.hap1.2, whole genome shotgun sequence:
- the TMEM19 gene encoding transmembrane protein 19 isoform X5 gives MSVQNKCTLRPISPWRWLFSVLVPLMIATQAFKKKSLDHSGALGGLVVGFILSVANYSFFTSLFVFFVTSSKLTKWKKDIKKQIDSEYKEGGQRNWVQVFCNGGVPTELAVLYMIENGPGEIPIDFSKQYTASWMCLSLLGALACSAGDTWASEIGTVMSKSKPRLITTWKKVPVGTNGAITLVGLLSSLLGGMAVGIAYFITQLIFVTDLEISAPQWPIIVFGAAAGLLGSIVDSYLGATMQYSGFDQNIGMVVNHQTKDSKYISGKPILDNNTVNLFSSIIIALVLPGVAWCFWPRG, from the exons ATGAGTgtacaaaataaat GTACTTTACGACCCATTTCTCCATGGCGCTGGCTTTTTTCAGTCTTGGTTCCACTAATGATTGCAACACAGGCTTTTAAGAAGAAGAGTCTTGATCACAGTGGTGCATTGGGAG gatTGGTGGTTGGATTTATCCTTTCAGTTGCGAATTACAGTTTCTTCACttctttgtttgtattttttgttacTTCTTCAAAACTtactaaatggaaaaaagataTAAAGAAGCAAATAGATTCAGAATACAAAGAAG GTGGACAGAGGAATTGGGTGCAAGTATTCTGTAACGGTGGTGTTCCTACTGAGCTGGCTGTCTTATATATGATAGAAAATGGACCAGGTGAAATTCCAATAGACTTTTCAAAGCAATACACAGCATCATGGATGTGCTTATCCCTTTTGGGAGCTTTGGCATGCTCTGCTGGTGATACATGGGCCTCAGAGATTGGTACTGTTATGAGTAAAAGCAAGCCAAGGTTGATAACAACCTGGAAAAAGGTTCCAGTAG GTACTAATGGAGCAATTACTTTAGTGGGCCTGCTCTCAAGTTTGCTTGGGGGCATGGCAGTAGGTATAGCCTACTTCATAACACAACTCATTTTTGTGACTGATCTGGAAATATCTGCTCCGCAATGGCCCATTATTGTGTTTGGTGCAGCAGCTGGCTTACTGGGATCAATTGTTGATTCATATTTGGGAGCTACGATGCAATACAGCG GTTTTGACCAGAATATTGGCATGGTTGTCAACCACCAAACAAAAGACTCCAAGTACATATCTGGAAAACCTATATTGGACAACAACAcagtaaatcttttttcttctataatcATTGCTTTGGTGCTTCCAGGCGTGGCGTGGTGTTTCTGGCCCAGGGGTTGA